From one Leptospira licerasiae serovar Varillal str. VAR 010 genomic stretch:
- the hisG gene encoding ATP phosphoribosyltransferase — protein sequence MLTLALPKGRLAEESIELMLERGWLSGRPDPDSKELIYKDPKGKIRILLVRSQDVATYVEQNSADAGIVGWDVLLEGGYDLLLPLDLAIGKCRLSVAGPKGWSLSSGERKVRVATKYPNIAKDFFLKKGINCEVIKLYGSIELAPLVGLSDCIVDLVSTGGTLRANNLEEIEVIMESTARLVFNRSALYTKRAEVGEFLESFERPVGSEKAR from the coding sequence ATGCTAACTTTGGCCCTTCCGAAAGGACGGCTTGCCGAAGAGAGCATAGAACTCATGCTCGAAAGGGGATGGCTTTCCGGCCGTCCCGATCCTGATTCCAAAGAACTTATCTATAAAGACCCAAAAGGAAAGATCCGGATTTTATTGGTCCGTTCCCAGGATGTGGCAACTTACGTGGAACAGAATTCCGCGGATGCCGGTATCGTGGGATGGGACGTATTATTGGAAGGAGGATATGACCTTCTTCTTCCCTTGGATTTGGCCATAGGAAAATGCAGACTTTCAGTGGCGGGGCCGAAAGGTTGGAGTCTTAGTTCCGGTGAAAGAAAGGTCCGTGTTGCGACAAAATATCCGAATATTGCCAAGGACTTCTTCCTGAAAAAAGGGATCAACTGCGAGGTGATCAAACTTTACGGAAGTATTGAGCTGGCTCCTTTGGTGGGTTTGTCTGACTGTATCGTGGATTTGGTCTCCACAGGTGGCACTCTCAGAGCCAATAATCTGGAAGAGATCGAAGTTATTATGGAATCCACAGCGAGATTGGTATTTAATCGCTCCGCCTTATACACAAAACGGGCTGAAGTTGGGG
- a CDS encoding tetratricopeptide repeat protein — translation MKRFEPKAGASITDIDPYPGLTGAERFFAILFSKIGENKKQVLFGVGVLFVTVLTVVSWNEYRAEQFRKGTLAIEKLEKELALSPMTEITDKIKKYEAIASMYSSPSLDIRLSKTLGDLYAKNGEYQKAAEKLEFAGKKIDELPEVKAYYFYIAGNYRESANQLAEAESDYGVSVSLLSSRKNVSGFYAWSLYQAGRLKLQNGKKEEAVDLLKKVLDQDIASPSEEFKAVRELATYLLLKSSQGN, via the coding sequence ATGAAACGATTCGAACCTAAAGCCGGCGCATCTATTACGGATATCGATCCATATCCAGGTCTTACCGGGGCAGAAAGATTTTTTGCGATTTTATTCTCCAAGATTGGAGAAAATAAAAAGCAGGTATTATTCGGGGTCGGTGTTTTATTCGTAACTGTGCTAACTGTTGTTAGCTGGAACGAGTATAGAGCGGAACAATTCCGAAAAGGAACTCTCGCCATCGAAAAATTGGAGAAGGAATTGGCTCTTTCTCCGATGACTGAGATTACCGATAAGATCAAAAAATATGAAGCTATTGCTTCTATGTATAGCTCTCCTTCTTTAGATATCAGACTTTCCAAAACTTTGGGAGATCTATATGCTAAAAACGGAGAATATCAAAAAGCGGCAGAGAAGTTGGAATTTGCAGGTAAAAAAATAGACGAACTTCCGGAAGTGAAGGCCTACTATTTTTATATCGCAGGAAACTATAGAGAAAGTGCAAACCAACTCGCGGAAGCTGAATCCGATTACGGAGTTTCCGTTTCTCTTTTAAGCAGCCGTAAAAATGTTTCGGGATTTTATGCTTGGAGCCTATACCAAGCGGGTCGTTTGAAACTTCAAAACGGCAAAAAAGAAGAAGCAGTCGATCTACTTAAAAAAGTTTTAGACCAAGACATCGCTTCTCCTTCCGAAGAATTTAAAGCGGTTAGAGAACTAGCCACTTATCTTCTACTAAAAAGCAGCCAGGGAAACTAA
- a CDS encoding 30S ribosomal protein S1, with product MSSQQDKSTFAEVFKQWEEKKNDEAEIRKDQVVEGKVVSVDNDNVYVAIEGLKQEGRIPRSEFDEKPELGSLVTALVKRKESTDSGCILSKKEADQRKGWEVVKDAFKNNYQVSGRLVNEIKGKGYIVNVEGSELFLPASQLSYKFSDGENYKGVELDFKVIEINERTRSGVVSRKKLLDEVNNEKWDALAEKVKVGDKVKATVSKIASFGVFCDLEGVVGLLRQRDISYKKFAPFKQYFTIGQEIELQVLEMEKENNKLALGLKQLYEDPWVWAKRSLEKDMVIRGTVTSLTNFGAFVELKEGLEGLIHTSELTWAKKPPHPKELLKKGQEVEALILDIDFESRRLSLGLKQLQPNPWDALGPEVRVGNVLTGKVTGITKYGAFVEVENGIEGLIHISDITWDEKQKNPTSLLKKGEEVKYIILDINFDAQRISCGLKQLQEHPYEALRNRYPIGSVVQGKIKSIVDFGMFVEIEPGFEGLVHISEIPGGKDTNLAESYKPGDIVKCAVVKIDSKNKKISLSIKDFDKALEREEMAKYLKTSDTPSRESLGSFINSSLK from the coding sequence ATGAGTAGCCAACAAGACAAGTCCACTTTTGCAGAAGTTTTCAAACAGTGGGAAGAAAAGAAAAACGACGAAGCCGAAATTCGCAAAGACCAAGTGGTCGAAGGTAAAGTCGTATCCGTAGACAACGATAACGTCTATGTGGCAATCGAAGGATTGAAGCAAGAGGGTAGAATTCCTCGCTCCGAGTTCGACGAAAAACCGGAACTCGGATCTTTAGTAACCGCACTCGTAAAAAGAAAAGAGTCTACTGACTCGGGATGTATCCTTTCCAAAAAAGAAGCCGACCAAAGAAAAGGTTGGGAAGTTGTTAAGGACGCATTTAAGAATAATTACCAAGTTAGCGGACGTTTGGTAAATGAGATCAAAGGAAAAGGTTACATCGTTAACGTAGAAGGTTCCGAACTTTTCCTTCCTGCTTCTCAACTTAGTTATAAATTCTCCGATGGAGAAAATTACAAAGGTGTAGAACTCGATTTCAAAGTAATCGAGATCAACGAACGCACCCGCTCCGGAGTCGTTTCCAGAAAAAAACTTCTAGACGAAGTGAATAACGAGAAATGGGACGCGCTCGCCGAAAAAGTCAAGGTTGGTGACAAGGTTAAAGCGACCGTTTCCAAAATTGCAAGCTTCGGAGTTTTCTGTGATCTGGAAGGAGTTGTAGGACTTCTCAGACAAAGAGATATCTCTTATAAAAAATTCGCACCATTCAAACAATACTTCACCATCGGCCAAGAGATTGAACTTCAAGTTCTTGAAATGGAGAAGGAGAACAACAAACTCGCGTTAGGACTCAAACAACTGTATGAAGATCCTTGGGTTTGGGCAAAACGTTCCTTGGAAAAAGACATGGTCATCCGTGGAACCGTTACTTCTCTTACGAACTTCGGTGCATTCGTAGAATTGAAAGAAGGTTTAGAAGGTTTAATTCATACTTCCGAATTAACTTGGGCTAAAAAACCTCCTCATCCAAAAGAACTTTTGAAAAAAGGACAAGAAGTAGAAGCTCTTATCCTAGACATAGACTTCGAAAGCAGAAGACTTTCTTTAGGTCTAAAACAACTTCAACCGAATCCTTGGGATGCCTTAGGTCCTGAAGTTAGAGTCGGAAATGTTCTTACCGGAAAAGTAACTGGTATCACTAAATACGGCGCATTCGTAGAAGTGGAAAACGGAATCGAAGGTCTGATCCACATCAGCGATATCACTTGGGATGAAAAACAAAAGAACCCAACTTCTCTATTGAAAAAAGGAGAAGAGGTTAAATACATTATCCTAGACATCAACTTTGACGCTCAAAGAATTTCCTGCGGATTAAAACAACTGCAAGAACATCCTTACGAAGCATTAAGAAATCGTTATCCTATCGGTTCCGTCGTTCAAGGAAAGATCAAGAGTATCGTTGACTTCGGTATGTTCGTAGAGATCGAACCTGGTTTCGAAGGATTGGTTCATATCTCCGAGATCCCTGGCGGAAAAGACACCAATTTGGCTGAGTCTTACAAACCTGGCGATATCGTAAAATGTGCAGTAGTTAAGATCGATTCCAAAAACAAGAAGATCTCTCTGTCTATCAAGGATTTCGACAAAGCCTTAGAAAGAGAAGAGATGGCGAAGTATTTGAAAACTTCCGACACTCCTTCCAGAGAAAGTTTAGGCAGCTTTATCAATTCTTCCTTAAAATAA
- the cmk gene encoding (d)CMP kinase, with the protein MTENVIALDGPAGTGKSTVARELSKKLGFEYLDSGAFYRALTLHIYKIYKSKNSSISFSDWLSGKEFLPLTDGVKIFCEFSETGENHIFLNGEDVSVEIRTPEITREIKYIADKAVFREFVNSQLRKLSETHRLVMDGRDIGTHVFPDARYKFFLTASSRVRAERRYNQLLEQGIRSDLEEIEKEIVVRDKSDTEREIAPLRKAEDAILIDTDNLPKNSVISKILGCLEPGIYNDSH; encoded by the coding sequence ATGACGGAAAATGTGATCGCGTTAGATGGCCCGGCCGGAACAGGCAAGAGCACAGTGGCTCGTGAACTTTCTAAAAAACTTGGATTCGAATATTTGGATTCAGGAGCTTTCTACCGTGCATTAACTCTTCATATTTATAAGATCTATAAGTCCAAAAATTCCTCCATTTCCTTTTCGGATTGGTTGTCCGGCAAGGAGTTCCTTCCATTAACCGATGGTGTAAAAATTTTCTGTGAATTTTCAGAAACAGGGGAGAATCATATTTTCTTAAACGGAGAAGATGTTTCCGTAGAGATCAGAACTCCGGAGATCACAAGAGAGATCAAATACATCGCAGACAAAGCCGTATTCAGAGAATTCGTAAATTCCCAATTGAGAAAACTTTCCGAAACCCATCGTTTGGTAATGGACGGTAGAGACATAGGCACCCATGTGTTTCCGGACGCTCGTTACAAATTCTTTTTGACCGCTTCTTCCAGAGTCAGGGCCGAAAGAAGATATAATCAATTATTAGAACAAGGAATTCGTTCCGATTTAGAAGAGATCGAAAAGGAGATCGTGGTCCGTGACAAATCCGATACGGAAAGGGAAATCGCCCCTCTCCGGAAAGCGGAGGACGCAATCCTCATTGACACAGATAACCTGCCAAAAAATAGTGTAATTAGTAAGATCCTTGGGTGCCTAGAGCCAGGCATTTATAACGATTCGCACTAA
- the aroA gene encoding 3-phosphoshikimate 1-carboxyvinyltransferase: MIPRILKSSGREITVPGDKSLSHRSVLFSVLSKGASHVSGFLEAEDPLNTMKAFTGLGLKVEKISKGEYIFTSPGKNSLHSPKEVLDFGNAGTGIRLSAGLLCGLQGIKATLTGDHSLQKRPMSRIIKPLNSMGASISGKDDKAPLEIVGKKLSDFHYKSPIASAQVKSCLMLAAMASETSLEYEEDILSRDHTENMFRFLGNKLTYLSPTHFKMEPPYTFEAKEFKVPGDISSAAFFLVLGVLLKEGSVLVKNVGLNPSRIGILHALEAMGAKILVHNKRIECGEPVGDLEAVSSNLRFSEIKEEWIPSLIDEIPILTIAGLFAKGGFVIRHAEELRAKESDRISAMVENLRNLGITVHEYQDGYEVPEIGSGVNSSELSSWLSGNSVNIFTKMDHRIAMSFMILKAVSGLEIHPDETSWIETSFPGFESLLEGFVQ, encoded by the coding sequence ATGATTCCAAGAATCCTTAAATCTTCCGGCAGAGAGATCACAGTTCCGGGAGACAAATCTCTTTCTCACAGAAGCGTATTATTCTCCGTATTATCCAAAGGAGCTTCCCATGTTTCCGGATTTTTGGAAGCGGAAGATCCTTTGAACACAATGAAAGCTTTCACTGGGCTCGGGTTGAAGGTGGAGAAGATCTCTAAGGGAGAATACATTTTTACAAGTCCCGGCAAAAACTCTCTCCATTCCCCTAAGGAAGTTTTGGATTTTGGGAATGCTGGAACTGGGATCAGATTATCTGCAGGATTACTTTGCGGGCTCCAAGGAATCAAGGCCACATTAACCGGAGATCATTCTCTCCAAAAAAGGCCAATGTCCCGTATTATAAAACCTTTAAATTCCATGGGTGCATCCATCTCTGGGAAGGACGATAAGGCTCCTCTTGAGATCGTTGGGAAAAAGTTATCCGACTTCCATTATAAAAGCCCGATCGCTTCCGCTCAGGTAAAATCCTGTTTGATGTTAGCCGCAATGGCTTCTGAGACTTCTTTAGAATACGAAGAGGATATTCTTTCCAGGGACCATACCGAGAATATGTTTCGGTTTTTAGGAAATAAGCTGACTTATCTTTCTCCAACTCATTTCAAAATGGAACCCCCTTATACTTTCGAAGCAAAAGAGTTCAAGGTGCCTGGAGATATTTCCTCCGCCGCATTTTTTTTAGTACTCGGAGTTCTATTAAAAGAAGGTTCTGTCCTTGTGAAAAATGTGGGACTAAATCCTTCTCGCATAGGTATCCTTCATGCGCTCGAAGCAATGGGTGCAAAAATTCTTGTTCACAATAAACGAATAGAATGTGGGGAACCTGTCGGAGATCTGGAAGCGGTCTCTTCTAATTTACGTTTTTCTGAAATTAAAGAAGAATGGATCCCTTCTCTCATAGATGAGATCCCGATACTTACGATCGCTGGTCTTTTTGCAAAAGGTGGATTTGTGATCCGTCATGCCGAAGAACTTCGCGCAAAAGAATCGGATCGAATTTCTGCGATGGTTGAAAATTTACGGAATCTTGGGATTACGGTACATGAATATCAGGACGGGTATGAGGTCCCTGAAATTGGATCCGGTGTAAATTCTTCCGAACTTTCTTCCTGGCTCTCCGGAAACTCTGTGAATATTTTCACCAAGATGGATCATAGGATCGCGATGAGTTTTATGATCTTAAAAGCGGTGAGCGGTTTGGAAATCCATCCGGATGAAACTTCATGGATCGAGACCTCTTTCCCAGGCTTCGAATCATTATTGGAAGGTTTTGTACAATGA
- a CDS encoding prephenate dehydrogenase, translated as MKTDFSRILIYGLGMMGASLSLALRKKNSSAKIVGVVGSPSSKEKGIRLKSADQIFTSDEFSKSPDWESYDLIVFGVPVNTTVEVISKLPSGFKGLLTDMGSTKQEIVHAVESVLKVEHRYISSHPMCGSEESGLEFANADLYENRLCILTRPKGATDEAYSEIESFWKFLGMSTTEIPAHDHDKILSYVSHVPHLISSLMTNWVWENECVREFTQNSPLPLTGGGFRDMTRIAGSNPKMWSPIFSSNQEEIYKALLDYKDRLDKLLSELKPEKPLDLKHWESFMEKSRIDRDAILKKQNDSKNP; from the coding sequence GTGAAGACCGATTTTTCTAGAATCCTGATTTACGGCCTGGGAATGATGGGCGCCTCCCTTTCCTTAGCCTTACGAAAAAAGAACTCTTCTGCAAAGATTGTGGGAGTGGTAGGATCACCTTCCAGTAAGGAGAAGGGAATCCGGCTTAAATCAGCGGATCAGATCTTTACTTCGGACGAATTTTCTAAATCTCCTGATTGGGAATCCTACGACTTGATCGTTTTCGGAGTTCCGGTCAATACAACTGTGGAAGTGATCTCCAAACTTCCTTCCGGATTTAAAGGTCTTTTGACGGATATGGGTTCGACCAAACAAGAGATCGTACACGCTGTGGAGTCGGTCCTAAAAGTAGAACATAGATATATTTCTTCTCACCCAATGTGCGGCTCCGAAGAATCAGGTTTGGAATTCGCAAATGCGGATCTATACGAAAACAGACTTTGTATTTTGACTAGACCGAAAGGTGCGACCGACGAAGCATATTCTGAAATAGAAAGTTTTTGGAAATTTTTAGGAATGTCCACGACCGAAATTCCTGCACATGATCATGATAAGATCCTGTCCTATGTTTCTCATGTACCTCATTTGATCTCCTCTCTCATGACAAATTGGGTTTGGGAAAACGAGTGCGTAAGGGAATTCACTCAAAATTCTCCTTTACCTTTGACAGGCGGGGGATTCAGAGATATGACCCGGATTGCAGGTTCTAATCCCAAAATGTGGTCACCGATCTTTTCTTCCAACCAAGAGGAGATCTATAAAGCGCTTTTGGACTATAAGGATAGACTGGATAAACTTCTTTCGGAGTTGAAACCGGAAAAGCCGCTCGACCTAAAACATTGGGAGTCCTTCATGGAAAAATCTCGTATAGATAGGGACGCAATTTTAAAGAAACAAAATGATTCCAAGAATCCTTAA
- the pheA gene encoding prephenate dehydratase, with product MAKNNDKLKEFRDKIDSLDKEIVKAIQARAEIASEIGEIKRENNEPIYRPDREKDVYEKILGLNAGPLPDKVLIAIYREIMSGSFSVEKGLKIGYLGPEGSFSHQAVRARFGTSVEANEFPSIPEVFRAVETDKADYGVVPVENSSEGLVNSTLDQFLVSDLNIYSEIYLKIHLNLLGFEHDLSKIKTLYGIKIANSQCRNWIAANLPHVEVSETPSTSRAASIVAEKKEACAAVASSIAAEIYGLDLVRESIEDMSDNTTRFLIIGKNQCPPTGNDKTSVVFSIPDKPGSLYKVLKPIFDKGINMTKVESRPTRRTSWEYNFFIDFLGHKKDPQIEEVLNVLKENTIYLRILGSYPISPPNP from the coding sequence ATGGCCAAGAATAACGACAAACTGAAAGAGTTCCGGGACAAGATCGATTCCCTGGACAAAGAAATCGTAAAGGCTATCCAGGCCAGAGCGGAGATCGCATCCGAGATCGGAGAGATCAAAAGAGAAAACAACGAACCGATCTATCGCCCTGACAGAGAAAAGGACGTTTACGAAAAAATCCTTGGACTGAATGCGGGCCCACTCCCTGACAAGGTGCTCATTGCAATTTATAGAGAGATCATGTCAGGCTCCTTCTCCGTGGAAAAGGGTTTAAAGATCGGTTATCTCGGGCCGGAAGGATCTTTTTCTCACCAAGCGGTCCGTGCAAGATTTGGAACTTCCGTAGAGGCAAATGAATTTCCTTCTATTCCGGAAGTGTTCCGTGCGGTGGAAACTGACAAGGCGGATTACGGAGTTGTTCCTGTGGAAAATTCCTCCGAAGGACTCGTGAACTCCACTTTGGATCAGTTCTTAGTTTCCGATCTAAATATTTATTCCGAAATTTACCTTAAGATACATCTGAATCTTTTAGGATTCGAGCATGATCTTTCTAAGATCAAAACTTTGTACGGGATTAAAATTGCAAACTCTCAGTGCAGAAATTGGATCGCTGCAAATCTTCCTCATGTAGAAGTTTCGGAAACTCCTTCCACTTCCAGAGCGGCAAGTATTGTTGCAGAGAAGAAGGAAGCATGTGCGGCAGTAGCTTCTTCGATAGCTGCTGAAATTTACGGACTGGATCTTGTTCGAGAATCCATCGAGGATATGTCGGACAATACTACCAGATTTTTGATCATCGGTAAGAACCAATGTCCTCCTACTGGGAATGATAAAACTTCCGTCGTATTCTCAATTCCGGATAAACCGGGATCACTTTATAAAGTTTTAAAGCCTATCTTTGATAAAGGTATCAATATGACCAAGGTGGAATCCAGACCTACTCGCAGGACTTCTTGGGAGTATAACTTCTTCATAGATTTTTTGGGTCATAAAAAGGATCCTCAGATAGAAGAGGTCCTGAACGTATTAAAAGAAAACACAATCTATCTCAGGATTTTGGGATCTTATCCGATCTCTCCACCTAACCCGTGA
- the scpB gene encoding SMC-Scp complex subunit ScpB, whose translation MIEALLFLSGEPLKLASIAKSIDCEKQEARDILDELILDYQEKDGGFVLREIAGAYQFSTNEKYSEILARLFKEKKREQLSRSSLDTLAIIAYKQPITLSEIDDIRGVSSRAMVTSLISKKLVKPVGNKEVPGRPALYGTTKDFLIHFGLNKLTDLPAPVEVKELKFENLDDLIENGQE comes from the coding sequence CTGATAGAAGCGCTGCTTTTCCTTTCCGGAGAACCGCTTAAACTAGCCAGTATCGCAAAATCCATAGACTGCGAAAAACAGGAAGCTCGTGATATATTGGACGAGTTGATCTTGGATTACCAAGAGAAGGATGGAGGTTTCGTTCTTAGAGAGATAGCAGGCGCCTATCAATTTTCTACGAACGAAAAATATTCCGAAATTTTAGCAAGGCTCTTCAAAGAGAAGAAGAGAGAACAACTTTCCCGTTCCAGTTTGGATACTTTAGCGATCATCGCTTATAAACAGCCGATCACTTTATCTGAAATTGACGATATTCGCGGGGTTTCTTCTCGCGCTATGGTAACTTCTCTCATTTCCAAAAAACTGGTTAAACCGGTCGGTAATAAAGAAGTTCCGGGAAGACCTGCCTTATACGGGACCACTAAGGACTTTTTGATACATTTCGGATTAAATAAACTGACCGATTTACCTGCCCCTGTGGAAGTGAAGGAATTAAAATTCGAAAACCTGGATGATTTGATAGAGAATGGCCAAGAATAA
- a CDS encoding segregation and condensation protein A, producing MERENTTQSFVVQWNNSEGGITEGPLSLLWSLIESYKVDIFEVSLSQITQDFLNFIKISASIHIDMGAEYALMAANLVYLKSKALLPDPGFEEEDYDPPLPPELVEKLLEHKKFQLTAQRMGDVDKVQAGVFSRETNQVIDESESWLDLSLLDLISAFNEILEKREDEGEIPALLTAPHRYSVEEKMGTISELLVERSDISFEELFSTVKPEKAEIVAVFLAMLELCKQRIVSIRQHRTFGEIRIFLVGEPWNATKPA from the coding sequence ATGGAGAGAGAAAACACCACACAATCCTTCGTAGTTCAGTGGAACAATTCCGAAGGTGGTATTACGGAGGGACCTTTGAGTCTTCTCTGGTCTCTTATCGAAAGTTATAAGGTGGATATATTTGAAGTATCCCTTTCTCAAATCACCCAAGACTTTCTAAACTTCATTAAGATTTCTGCAAGTATTCATATAGACATGGGAGCGGAATACGCTCTTATGGCCGCTAATTTAGTTTATCTCAAATCTAAAGCATTATTACCCGATCCCGGTTTCGAAGAAGAAGATTATGATCCTCCTCTTCCACCCGAACTGGTCGAAAAACTTTTAGAACATAAAAAATTCCAATTAACCGCCCAAAGAATGGGGGATGTGGATAAGGTCCAAGCAGGAGTATTCTCCAGAGAGACCAATCAGGTCATAGACGAGTCAGAATCCTGGCTGGATCTAAGCCTTTTAGATCTGATTTCCGCATTTAACGAGATCTTGGAAAAACGGGAAGACGAAGGCGAGATTCCCGCTTTACTTACCGCGCCCCACCGGTATTCTGTCGAGGAAAAGATGGGTACCATTTCCGAACTGCTCGTCGAACGTTCGGATATCTCCTTTGAAGAATTGTTTTCTACGGTCAAGCCCGAGAAAGCCGAGATAGTAGCCGTCTTTCTGGCAATGTTGGAGCTCTGCAAACAGAGAATCGTATCCATCCGCCAGCATCGTACATTCGGCGAAATTCGTATATTCTTGGTAGGAGAACCGTGGAACGCGACAAAGCCGGCTTAA
- a CDS encoding response regulator, with protein sequence MARILVVDDAKFMRTMVKDALVAGGHEIVGEAENGNIAVDQYKAIKPDLVTMDITMREKDGIEAAQEIFKLDPKARIIMVTALGQEELLAKAIKMGVKDFVVKPFSPERLQQAAEKALNS encoded by the coding sequence ATGGCCAGAATTCTCGTAGTAGACGATGCAAAATTCATGAGGACCATGGTGAAGGACGCACTCGTCGCCGGAGGGCATGAGATCGTCGGCGAGGCCGAAAACGGAAATATCGCTGTTGATCAGTACAAAGCGATCAAGCCGGACCTAGTCACCATGGATATTACCATGAGAGAAAAAGACGGGATCGAAGCAGCCCAGGAAATTTTTAAATTAGATCCGAAAGCACGTATCATCATGGTAACTGCTCTTGGTCAGGAAGAACTTCTTGCGAAAGCGATCAAGATGGGAGTGAAGGATTTCGTAGTAAAACCTTTCTCGCCTGAAAGATTGCAACAGGCGGCGGAAAAAGCACTGAATTCCTAA
- a CDS encoding protein-glutamate methylesterase/protein-glutamine glutaminase — translation MVGTPANGSIRVVIIDDSLLVRNIISDQIQKETRIQVIATGKTGVDCIELATKLRPDIVILDVEMPVMDGLSALQELQKRKLGIPVMMLSVLTQHGADATFKALEYGAIDFVPKPSSSNQFNPEEIGTVLKNRILAYFDSLRPSHVGLDPKKIVDTVKSKIFKDEKKAVEAVCIGTSTGGPKALQTVFSDFPENFHLPIFVVQHMPVGFTKAFASRLNDHSKITVKEAEDGEEVRPGTGYVAPGDAHLKIESKAGRKWIALGREALVNGHRPSVEVLFDSAIREYGSALVGVIMTGMGKDGAAATLRMRETGASTIAQDEDSSVIFGMNRQAIEMGGVQFVEPVSAITSRILSILKERGN, via the coding sequence GTGGTAGGAACTCCCGCGAACGGGTCGATTCGGGTCGTGATCATAGACGACTCTCTTTTGGTGAGAAATATTATTTCGGACCAAATCCAAAAGGAAACTAGGATCCAAGTTATAGCTACCGGTAAAACCGGAGTGGATTGTATTGAACTCGCTACAAAACTTAGGCCTGATATTGTCATTTTAGATGTGGAGATGCCAGTGATGGATGGCCTTTCCGCGCTACAAGAACTTCAGAAACGAAAATTGGGTATTCCGGTAATGATGCTTTCCGTTTTGACACAACACGGAGCGGATGCAACTTTCAAAGCATTGGAATACGGAGCCATTGATTTCGTTCCGAAACCTTCTTCCAGTAATCAATTCAATCCGGAAGAAATTGGAACAGTTCTTAAAAATAGAATACTCGCTTATTTCGATAGCTTAAGACCAAGTCATGTGGGGCTTGATCCCAAAAAAATCGTAGATACGGTCAAAAGTAAAATTTTCAAAGATGAAAAAAAAGCCGTGGAAGCAGTTTGTATCGGAACGTCTACCGGCGGTCCGAAAGCGTTACAGACAGTTTTTTCTGATTTTCCGGAGAATTTTCATCTACCAATTTTCGTCGTACAACATATGCCTGTGGGTTTTACGAAAGCTTTCGCTTCTCGTTTAAACGATCACTCTAAAATTACAGTAAAGGAAGCCGAGGACGGAGAAGAAGTTCGTCCCGGAACAGGTTACGTAGCGCCGGGTGATGCACATTTGAAGATCGAATCTAAGGCAGGACGTAAATGGATTGCCTTAGGTAGGGAAGCACTGGTAAATGGACACAGGCCCTCAGTCGAAGTTTTATTCGACAGCGCAATCCGGGAATACGGGAGCGCCTTAGTCGGTGTAATTATGACCGGCATGGGTAAGGATGGAGCGGCAGCGACTCTCAGAATGAGAGAGACTGGAGCTTCTACTATTGCCCAAGACGAGGACAGCTCCGTGATCTTCGGAATGAATCGCCAAGCCATTGAAATGGGTGGAGTTCAGTTCGTAGAACCAGTAAGCGCAATAACATCAAGGATACTTTCCATTCTTAAAGAAAGGGGAAACTAA
- a CDS encoding chemotaxis protein CheW, producing MKTIDKNNHAELNQEEKDLESIQEFLTFEVDKEIFGIDILYIHEILKPVPITRIPNVEGFILGVINLRGEIIPIMDLKELFGLGFCDILPSTRIIVVVNGEKRAGVLVDSVKQVVKIRKDKVSQADEDLSVNYSELIESVSQFEDSLILNLNLTKVMDYAGEEA from the coding sequence GTGAAAACCATCGATAAAAACAACCACGCGGAACTAAACCAAGAAGAGAAAGATCTAGAATCTATCCAGGAATTTCTCACGTTCGAAGTAGATAAGGAAATTTTCGGGATCGATATTCTATACATCCACGAGATACTTAAGCCGGTGCCTATCACAAGAATCCCTAATGTAGAAGGTTTTATATTAGGGGTAATCAACTTGAGAGGCGAGATCATTCCTATCATGGATCTGAAGGAACTATTCGGTTTAGGTTTTTGTGATATTCTTCCTTCCACTCGGATTATCGTTGTTGTTAACGGAGAAAAAAGGGCAGGGGTCTTAGTTGACTCAGTAAAACAAGTGGTCAAGATCCGCAAAGACAAGGTCAGCCAAGCGGACGAAGACCTGAGCGTAAATTATAGCGAACTAATAGAATCAGTCAGCCAATTCGAAGACTCTCTGATCCTGAACTTGAATCTTACCAAGGTGATGGATTACGCCGGGGAGGAAGCGTAA